Proteins found in one Zea mays cultivar B73 chromosome 1, Zm-B73-REFERENCE-NAM-5.0, whole genome shotgun sequence genomic segment:
- the LOC100383088 gene encoding Coronatine-insensitive protein homolog 2-like, whose amino-acid sequence MGGEAEGGERRLGRVLSFGIPDTALGLVMGYVEDPWDRDAISLVCRHWCRVDALSRKHVTVAMAYSTTPERLFGRFPCLESLKLKAKPRAAMFNLISDDWGGSASPWIRQLSATFHSLKKLHLRRMIVSNDDINTLVRAKAHMLVSLKLDRCSGFSTPSIALIARSCRKLETLFLEESMIDEKENDEWIRELATSNSVLETLNFFQTDLRASPEYLTLLVRNCQRLKTLKISECFMPDLVSLFRTAQTLQEFAGGSFEDQGQPVAGRNYENYYFPPLLHRLSLLYMGTNEMQILFPYAAALKKLDLQFTFLSTEDHCQIVQRCPNLETLEVRDVIGDRGLQVVAETCKKLQRLRVERGDDDQGGLEDEQGRISQVGVMAIAQGCPELTYWAIYVSDITNAALEAVGTCSRNLNDFRLVLLDREAHITELPLDNGVRALLRGCTKLRRFAFYVRPGVLSDVGLGYVGEFSKSIRYMLLGNVGESDNGIIQLSKGCPSLQKLELRGCLFSEHALAMAALELKSLRYLWVQGFRSSPTGTDLMAMVRPFWNIEYILPDQDEPCPEYKKQILAYYSLAGRRTDCPPSVTPLYPAV is encoded by the exons ATGGGCGGCGAGGCCGAGGGCGGGGAGCGGCGGCTGGGGCGGGTCCTGAGCTTTGGGATCCCGGACACGGCGCTGGGGCTAGTGATGGGGTACGTGGAGGACCCTTGGGACCGCGACGCCATCTCGCTGGTGTGCCGCCACTGGTGCCGCGTCGACGCGCTCAGCCGCAAGCACGTCACGGTGGCCATGGCCTACTCCACAACACCCGAGCGCCTGTTCGGCCGCTTCCCGTGCCTCGAGTCACTCAAGCTCAAAGCAAAGCCCCGCGCGGCCATGTTCAACCTCATCTCCGACGACTGGGGCGGGTCTGCGTCGCCGTGGATTCGACAGCTCTCGGCCACTTTCCACTCCCTCAAGAAGCTCCACCTGCGCAGGATGATAGTATCCAATGACGACATCAACACGCTCGTCCGCGCCAAAGCCCATATGCTCGTGTCGCTGAAGCTCGACCGCTGCTCAGGCTTCTCCACGCCCTCCATCGCACTCATCGCCCGCTCTTGCAG GAAACTGGAAACACTTTTCCTGGAAGAAAGCATGATTGATGAGAAAGAAAATGATGAATGGATCCGTGAGCTTGCTACGAGCAATTCTGTTCTTGAGACACTGAATTTCTTTCAGACAGATCTCAGGGCATCCCCAGAGTATCTTACCCTTCTTGTGCGCAACTGTCAAAGGCTGAAAACCTTGAAGATTAGCGAGTGTTTCATGCCTGATCTGGTTAGTTTGTTCCGAACTGCACAAACACTACAAGAATTCGCTGGtggttcctttgaagatcaggGTCAACCTGTGGCAGGTAGAAATTATGAGAACTACTATTTTCCTCCTTTACTGCACCGCTTGAGTTTGCTCTACATGGGAACAAATGAGATGCAGATACTGTTTCCATATGCTGCTGCACTTAAGAAGTTAGACCTTCAGTTTACATTCCTTTCCACAGAGGATCACTGTCAGATAGTTCAGCGCTGCCCCAATCTGGAAACCTTAGAG GTGAGGGATGTCATAGGGGATCGTGGGCTACAAGTTGTTGCAGAGACCTGCAAGAAATTGCAGAGGCTCAGAGTAGAGAGAggagatgatgatcaaggaggtctTGAGGATGAACAAGGTAGGATTTCACAGGTTGGGGTGATGGCTATAGCCCAAGGCTGCCCTGAGTTGACATACTGGGCAATATATGTATCGGACATTACAAATGCAGCTCTAGAGGCGGTTGGTACATGCAGCAGAAATCTTAATGATTTCCGCCTTGTCCTTCTTGATAGAGAAGCACATATAACTGAGTTGCCACTGGACAATGGGGTTCGTGCTTTGCTTAGAGGTTGCACCAAACTCAGGAGGTTTGCATTTTATGTGAGACCTGGGGTCCTATCTGATGTTGGTCTTGGCTATGTTGGAGAATTTAGCAAGAGCATTCGATATATGTTGCTTGGCAATGTTGGTGAATCTGATAATGGAATTATACAATTATCAAAAGGCTGCCCAAGCTTGCAAAAACTGGAGCTGAGGGGTTGTTTGTTTAGTGAGCATGCTTTAGCTATGGCTGCACTAGAGCTCAAGTCACTGAGGTATCTGTGGGTGCAAGGATTCAGGTCATCTCCAACCGGAACTGATCTTATGGCAATGGTACGCCCCTTCTGGAACATTGAGTATATTCTTCCAGACCAAGATGAACCTTGCCCAGAGTATAAGAAACAGATTCTGGCATACTACTCCCTTGCTGGAAGGAGGACAGATTGCCCTCCATCGGTAACTCCACTTTACCCAGCAGTTTGA